One genomic region from Silvibacterium dinghuense encodes:
- a CDS encoding CRTAC1 family protein, with the protein MKRGPVARLVLAVIFVGLIVTPLVVKRISARRRAEAMRISQAAALERYGFYLTEVSQRAGVHFVNEGPTLDPKLAHIMPDVASMGASVTVVDYNRDGWPDFYVTNSREGSKNALYRNNHDGTFTDVAPELGIADVNQPGTGVSMGAVWGDYDNDGYEDLYLIKWGRPELFHNDHGKGFTRVSEQAGLPPWINANTAVWFDYDGDGKLDLFVGGYYNEDVDLWHLKTTKMMPDSFEYASNGGRKYLFHNLGKGKFEEVSQQLGIDSRRWALASGAADLLGNGHQDLFIANDYGVSELYFYDGKRFREVGRQTGIGFAPKSGMDVAFGDIFNQGKYSVYVSNISEEGYLIQGNNLWTPKDGTSGDGIQYENLARDLGVELGGWSFGAQFADLNNDGNLDLYLTNGNVSLDHGKSYWYDFAKVAGGNRSIIEDAKNWPAMQGRSLSGYQQKKVWISDGAGKFEDVARAVGVTDTYDGRAVAVADLWNRGVLDVLVANERGPVLIYKNTVAPGNKWIEFALEGTKSNRSAIGAEVELYWNGQRQIQQISGGCGFAAENDRRIHFGLGKDAKIEKAEIRWPSGKVQTLENLTPDKLYEIKEPEL; encoded by the coding sequence ATGAAACGCGGTCCTGTTGCCCGCCTTGTGCTGGCAGTGATCTTTGTCGGCCTGATTGTGACGCCGCTGGTGGTGAAGCGAATTTCAGCGCGGCGGCGCGCGGAGGCCATGCGGATAAGCCAGGCCGCGGCGCTCGAGCGCTACGGCTTCTATCTCACCGAAGTTTCGCAGCGGGCGGGGGTGCACTTTGTGAACGAGGGACCGACCCTCGATCCGAAGCTCGCGCACATCATGCCGGATGTGGCTTCGATGGGCGCGTCGGTGACGGTGGTGGACTACAACCGCGATGGCTGGCCGGACTTCTACGTGACCAACAGCCGCGAGGGAAGTAAGAACGCCTTATATCGTAACAATCACGATGGCACATTTACGGATGTCGCGCCGGAACTGGGCATCGCGGATGTGAACCAGCCGGGCACCGGCGTTTCGATGGGCGCGGTGTGGGGTGATTACGACAACGACGGCTATGAGGATCTTTATCTCATCAAGTGGGGACGGCCGGAGCTCTTCCACAACGACCACGGCAAGGGCTTTACGCGCGTGAGCGAGCAGGCCGGGCTGCCGCCGTGGATCAACGCGAATACGGCGGTGTGGTTCGACTATGACGGCGATGGAAAACTCGATCTCTTTGTCGGTGGCTACTACAACGAAGATGTCGACCTGTGGCACCTGAAGACGACGAAGATGATGCCGGACAGCTTCGAGTACGCATCGAACGGCGGACGAAAGTATCTCTTCCACAATCTAGGCAAGGGGAAGTTCGAAGAGGTGAGCCAGCAGCTCGGCATCGATAGCCGGCGGTGGGCGCTGGCCTCAGGCGCGGCGGACCTGCTGGGCAATGGGCACCAGGACCTGTTTATCGCCAACGATTACGGGGTTTCGGAGCTTTACTTCTACGACGGCAAGCGGTTCCGTGAAGTGGGCAGGCAGACGGGCATCGGCTTCGCACCGAAGAGCGGCATGGATGTGGCTTTTGGGGACATATTTAACCAGGGTAAGTATTCGGTCTATGTCTCGAATATCTCCGAAGAGGGATACCTGATCCAGGGCAATAATCTGTGGACGCCGAAGGACGGCACCTCGGGCGACGGGATTCAGTATGAAAATCTCGCGCGCGATCTTGGCGTGGAGCTGGGCGGATGGAGCTTCGGTGCACAGTTCGCGGATCTGAATAACGATGGCAATCTCGACCTCTATCTGACCAACGGCAACGTTTCGCTCGATCACGGGAAGAGCTACTGGTACGACTTTGCCAAGGTAGCGGGCGGGAACCGCTCGATTATCGAGGACGCGAAGAACTGGCCGGCCATGCAGGGACGCAGCCTCTCGGGCTATCAGCAGAAGAAGGTGTGGATCAGCGATGGTGCGGGCAAGTTCGAGGATGTGGCGCGTGCTGTGGGCGTGACCGATACTTATGATGGCCGCGCCGTAGCAGTGGCGGACCTGTGGAATCGCGGGGTGCTCGATGTGCTGGTGGCGAATGAGCGCGGACCGGTGCTGATTTATAAAAACACCGTCGCGCCGGGGAACAAATGGATTGAGTTCGCGCTCGAAGGTACGAAGAGCAACCGTTCGGCGATCGGCGCCGAGGTGGAACTGTACTGGAATGGACAGCGGCAGATTCAGCAAATCTCGGGCGGATGCGGCTTTGCTGCGGAGAATGACCGGCGCATACACTTTGGTCTCGGTAAAGACGCGAAGATTGAGAAAGCTGAAATTCGCTGGCCTTCCGGCAAGGTGCAGACGCTCGAAAATCTGACGCCGGACAAACTGTATGAGATCAAGGAGCCTGAGCTGTGA
- a CDS encoding RnfABCDGE type electron transport complex subunit D, producing the protein MSETAVAAPPAKPLWKQWLSLENRYVPPVFITIILLAAQLSYGVLESYSRTALAIVTAIVTELVLGKFFYGKFPNLASAYISGISVGILLRTPEYWPFAVCAAITIFSKYVLRFRGRHLWNPSNFGICVMLFLLPETVAMLGIQWGNNLAAMAVIWLLGSAIIWRLRRFHITATYVIAFLVLAVVRARMIHEPWQSEIAPITGPEYQLFIFFMITDPKTTVRSRWGQCAVVVAVAIVEMVLRLHQSVYAPLYALFLVGPLALLLEMGLDARRRKSPAAMTAAA; encoded by the coding sequence ATGAGTGAGACGGCTGTGGCTGCGCCGCCAGCGAAGCCGCTGTGGAAGCAGTGGCTCTCGCTCGAGAATCGCTATGTGCCGCCGGTGTTCATCACGATCATCCTGCTGGCGGCCCAGCTCAGCTATGGAGTGCTCGAGAGCTATTCGCGGACGGCGCTGGCTATTGTCACCGCGATTGTGACAGAACTGGTGCTGGGGAAATTTTTCTACGGAAAGTTTCCCAACCTGGCGAGCGCGTATATCTCGGGGATCAGCGTCGGCATCCTGCTGCGCACGCCGGAGTACTGGCCGTTTGCGGTGTGTGCGGCGATCACCATCTTTTCGAAGTATGTCCTGCGCTTTCGCGGGCGGCACCTGTGGAATCCCTCGAACTTCGGTATCTGCGTGATGCTCTTCCTGCTGCCGGAGACGGTGGCGATGCTGGGCATCCAGTGGGGCAACAACCTGGCTGCGATGGCGGTGATCTGGCTGCTGGGCTCGGCTATTATCTGGCGGCTGCGGCGCTTCCACATCACTGCGACCTACGTGATCGCGTTCCTGGTGCTGGCGGTCGTGCGTGCGCGGATGATCCACGAGCCGTGGCAGTCGGAGATTGCGCCCATCACGGGTCCGGAGTATCAGCTCTTCATCTTCTTCATGATTACGGACCCGAAGACGACGGTGCGCTCACGCTGGGGGCAGTGTGCTGTGGTGGTGGCGGTGGCCATCGTGGAGATGGTCCTGAGGCTGCACCAGTCGGTGTATGCGCCGCTGTATGCGCTGTTTCTCGTCGGGCCGCTGGCGTTGCTGCTGGAAATGGGTCTGGATGCGCGGCGCAGGAAGTCGCCTGCGGCCATGACTGCGGCGGCTTGA